The following coding sequences lie in one Oncorhynchus kisutch isolate 150728-3 linkage group LG17, Okis_V2, whole genome shotgun sequence genomic window:
- the gtsf1 gene encoding gametocyte-specific factor 1, whose amino-acid sequence MSTIRFGSTCSPSKTTLAETLPRWNDEEGEKADPEDACDPNKLLQCPYDKNHQIRACRFPYHLIKCSKNHPKLASELKTCPFNARHLMPKHELSHHIANCVDRISVNAEDLGSAEVQSKWQVPVSTWTNTNCDEDWDKEADISSVPFVWGVSTNLISQNRTEPCTTNNLTPGLRAPRTLPWKM is encoded by the exons ATGTCTACCATCCGATTTGGATCAACTTGTAGTCCTTCGAAGACTACTCTAGCTGAGACATTGCCACGCTGGAACGATGAGGAAGGGGAGAAGGCTG ATCCAGAAGATGCCTGTGATCCAAATAAACTCCTTCAGTGTCCATACGACAAGAACCATCAGATCCGTGCCTGCCGCTTTCCATACCATCTGATCAAGTGCAGCAAA AACCACCCTAAACTGGCCAGTGAATTAAAAACGTGCCCTTTCAACGCCCGCCACCTGATGCCCAAGCATGAGCTTTCACACCACATTGCTAACTGTGTTGACAGAATATCTGTGAATGCAGAAGACT TGGGCAGCGCTGAGGTGCAGAGCAAATGGCAGGTACCTGTTAGCACCTGGACGAACACCAACTGTGATGAGGACTGGGATAAAG AAGCTGATATTTCTTCGGTGCCTTTCGTATGGGGAGTGTCCACAAACCTGATCAGTCAGAACAG GACTGAGCCATGCACTACAAATAATCTTACTCCTGGACTCCGAGCTCCAAGAACTCTGCCCTGGAAAATGT GA